A part of Anabas testudineus chromosome 7, fAnaTes1.2, whole genome shotgun sequence genomic DNA contains:
- the LOC113167247 gene encoding RING finger protein 223, protein MEQTSIWHMQVAPQDTAGDQQKKVSVAGQPECSICYNTYDNVFKTPKLLECTHTFCLECLSRLMAISPTDHDANEGSACLSCPFCRHQTTLPKEGPPALATSREVLCKLPSHLQHEEPVWLEGEKLCYKSSRHNAGLGAPEGPTSFCICIDIGSSKTLAVPMQTQPRTFGVLGRISDWKRVVLFIVLIVLLIVIVLWPLQCVFSTGNLRCVNERHQNPTTTIATVTAFTRRPGLLG, encoded by the coding sequence ATGGAACAGACTTCGATTTGGCACATGCAGGTTGCACCCCAGGATACAGCTGGAGACCAGCAAAAGAAGGTGTCTGTCGCCGGCCAGCCGGAGTGCTCCATCTGCTACAACACCTACGATAATGTGTTCAAAACACCAAAGCTGCTGGAGTGCACCCACACCTTCTGCTTGGAGTGCCTCTCCCGCCTCATGGCAATCTCACCAACTGACCACGATGCCAACGAAGGCAGCGCCTGCCTCTCCTGCCCATTCTGCCGCCACCAGACCACTCTGCCCAAAGAGGGACCCCCTGCCCTGGCCACCAGCCGTGAGGTCCTGTGCAAGCTTCCCAGCCACCTGCAGCATGAGGAGCCAGTATGGCTAGAGGGGGAGAAGCTGTGCTACAAAAGCTCAAGGCACAATGCCGGCTTGGGTGCCCCTGAGGGTCCCACTTCCTTCTGCATTTGCATTGACATTGGGTCCAGCAAGACGCTAGCTGTTCCTATGCAGACACAGCCCCGGACTTTTGGCGTGCTAGGCCGTATTTCAGACTGGAAGAGGGTGGTGCTCTTCATCGTGCTCATAGTGCTTCTTATTGTCATTGTGTTGTGGCCACTGCAGTGTGTATTCAGCACGGGAAACCTGCGCTGTGTAAACGAACGGCACCAAAACCCCACCACCACTATTGCCACAGTTACCGCTTTTACCAGGCGACCTGGTCTGTTAGGGTAA